A stretch of the Medicago truncatula cultivar Jemalong A17 chromosome 5, MtrunA17r5.0-ANR, whole genome shotgun sequence genome encodes the following:
- the LOC120580530 gene encoding uncharacterized protein — translation MTQYHVIDKRFKTWYKSNGYRFPEECEHWDNRRSHTLPRMRPRSLTHTHAYIEWLTTTCNPRLRISIETNPSNSDPDEAEEPEHEPEIRNNQTPIHDDFWDQDIFSQLHDHQSQPHTTQNIHGSVMYEFLDTPQQNIIQPPPYTSPRNAYEPHYQSTYGYNDPNQAGASNNNYFSYNDPNQAGPSNTNYPPYSNPQYPMYTNQNYNHPPTPTNLLSHFSPASLNSSDQFLDMGWPTREHDVSLSLGYGSQIQSAADNNDEDQHDPQVNRGRNRRRRGCGTAGHL, via the coding sequence ATGACACAGTACCATGTAATAGACAAACGGTTCAAGACGTGGTACAAATCAAATGGTTATCGCTTTCCAGAAGAGTGCGAACATTGGGACAACCGACGGAGCCATACTTTACCACGCATGCGGCCAAGATCACTCACCCACACTCATGCGTATATTGAGTGGTTGACAACCACATGCAACCCACGTCTAAGGATTTCAATTGAAACAAACCCATCAAATTCAGATCCAGACGAAGCCGAAGAGCCGGAACATGAACCTGAAATTCGCAACAACCAAACACCAATTCATGATGATTTTTGGGATCAAGACATTTTTTCTCAACTACATGATCATCAATCCCAACCACATACAACCCAAAACATTCATGGTTCTGTAATGTATGAATTTCTCGACACCCCCCAACAAAACATCATCCAACCACCACCATATACCTCCCCGAGAAATGCATATGAGCCCCATTATCAGTCAACTTATGGTTACAATGACCCAAACCAAGCTGGCGCATCCAACAACAACTACTTCTCCTATAATGACCCAAACCAAGCTGGACCGTCCAACACCAATTACCCCCCCTACAGCAACCCACAGTACCCAATGTACACCAACCAAAACTACAACCacccaccaacaccaacaaaccTATTATCTCACTTTTCTCCGGCTTCGTTGAACTCTAGTGATCAATTTCTGGATATGGGATGGCCAACAAGGGAACACGATGTGTCATTGTCATTGGGTTATGGTAGTCAAATACAATCAGCTGCAGATAACAACGACGAAGACCAACATGACCCTCAAGTAAATCGCGGAAGAAATCGTCGAAGACGAGGGTGTGGGACAGCCGggcatttataa
- the LOC112422073 gene encoding uncharacterized protein, translating into MASTYLHLKKRIAEKICLGDNMVVSEIMCRNPMFVGATAIHYQALRITDNDDVEFMFNVHKSHSSLSYIELYVTFEMKNPTSNFELNYPSSSSQHQNLPQQQYNTQHCNPSSSSSQPHYNPSSQPFQSQWSQNVYEPPQLITQPHPSQPETLNDEINIFTSQFQDQPTDEVQDDEDNDDEELLAAQNGDENEEDDEDDLPQLPILPIRASYNPPRSMRNVNDDHSTELYHSMALPVDQGIAPGMQFHNKNDCILAIKYYHMKKSTDYIVKKSDPERYVIKCKDTKCGFKLRASWRKKTDKWEIGNMNDHTCVSTEMTQDHHKLSYNVICESVKSLLYMDASITVKVIIAHIREKFNYTVSYRKAWRARNKAIESIYGNWEESYEELPQWLMVMEKDLPGTIIDFQSDPSTEVANETVFKRLFWAFRPCISGFEFCKPIVQIDATWLYGKYKGTLLLAVAQDGNNKIFPIAFAIVEGETKEAWSFFLKNLRQHVTPQENICLISDRHVSIKSAYDDPQNGWHDAPTSHVYCVRHIAQNFMRSFKDGELKKKVECMGYAMNIPTFEYYRSEIAVADRKALAWVDNIPKQKWTQSHDDGRRWGHMTSNLVESQNNVYKGIRGLPITAIVKASYYRLAALFAKRGHEAAARVNSGEPFSENSMKYLRNEVIKSNSHHVTQFDRDRYTFSVRETIDHKEGLPKGEYKVDLQNKWCDCGRFRALHLPCSHVIAACSSFCHDYKTFVDNKFTNECVYAVYNIHFDVVHHQTYWPNYEGPKVVPNKSMRRAKKGRPPITRIRTEMDDVETERRCGVCRMTGHSRKDCINIRHQ; encoded by the exons ATGGCTAGTACTTACTTGCATCTCAAAAAAAGAATTGCGGAGAAAATATGTCTCGGAGATAATATGGTTGTGTCTGAAATTATGTGTCGGAATCCCATGTTTGTTGGAGCTACCGCAATCCACTACCAGGCGTTAAGAATAACTGATAACGACGATGTCGAGTTTATGTTTAACGTACATAAAAGTCATAGTTCGTTGTCCTACATAGAGCTTTATGTTACGTTTGAGATGAAGAATCCAACATCTAATTTTGAGTTAAATTACCCCTCAAGTTCTAGTCAACACCAAAATCtaccacaacaacaatataacacACAACACTGCAATCCCTCATCGTCATCGTCCCAACCGCACTACAACCCGTCATCGCAACCGTTTCAATCACAGTGGTCACAAAATGTGTACGAACCACCACAACTAATAACTCAACCTCATCCCTCTCAACCCGAAACTTTGAACGATGAAATCAATATATTCACCTCCCAATTCCAAGACCAACCAACTGATGAAGTTCAAGATGATGAAGACAATGATGATGAAGAACTCCTTGCCGCACAAAACGGTGACGAGAACGAAGAAGACGATGAAGACGATCTGCCACAACTACCAATTTTACCAATTAGAGCTTCTTACAACCCACCAAGGTCCATGCGCAACGTCAACGATGACCACTCAACTGAACTTTACCATTCAATGGCTCTTCCGGTCGATCAAGGTATTGCCCCAGGGATGCAATTTCATAACAAGAATGATTGCATTCTCGCAATTAAATATTATCACATGAAAAAATCAACCGATTATATTGTGAAAAAATCAGATCCTGAAAGGTATGTCATCAAATGTAAAGATACAAAATGTGGTTTCAAATTGCGGGCCTCGTGGAGGAAAAAAACTGATAAATGGGAGATTGGGAACATGAATGATCATACATGTGTCTCAACAGAAATGACACAAGATCATCACAAACTTAGTTACAATGTGATATGTGAAAGTGTTAAATCACTACTATATATGGATGCCTCAATTACAGTGAAGGTTATAATTGCACACATCCGAGAGAAATTTAATTACACAGTTTCATACAGAAAGGCATGGAGAGCAAGGAATAAGGCGATTGAATCAATTTATGGTAATTGGGAGGAGTCTTATGAAGAACTACCACAGTGGTTGATGGTCATGGAAAAAGATTTGCCAGGAAcaataattgattttcaatCAGACCCATCAACAGAAGTGGCAAATGAGACCGTCTTCAAGCGTCTCTTTTGGGCCTTTCGTCCGTGCATCTCAGGTTTCGAATTCTGCAAACCAATTGTCCAAATTGACGCAACTTGGTTGTATGGTAAATACAAGGGAACATTGTTGTTAGCTGTTGCGCAAGATGGGAACAACAAGATATTTCCCATAGCTTTTGCAATCGTGGAAGGCGAGACCAAGGAGGCATGgagtttctttttgaaaaatttaaggcAGCATGTCACCCCACAAGAGAACATATGCCTCATTTCTGATAGACATGTGTCGATAAAGAGCGCGTATGATGATCCACAGAATGGATGGCACGATGCTCCGACAAGCCATGTTTATTGTGTCCGACACATTGCACAAAACTTTATGAGATCATTCAAGGATGGAGAACTAAAGAAGAAAGTTGAATGCATGG GTTACGCCATGAACATCCCTACATTCGAATACTACCGTTCTGAAATTGCTGTTGCAGACCGAAAGGCTTTAGCATGGGTCGACAATATTCCCAAACAAAAGTGGACTCAATCACATGATGATGGTCGACGATGGGGCCATATGACAAGTAACTTGGTAGAGTCACAAAACAACGTGTATAAGGGTATTCGAGGACTTCCGATCACAGCTATCGTGAAAGCATCATATTACAGGTTGGCGGCCTTGTTTGCTAAAAGAGGACATGAGGCAGCGGCAAGGGTAAATTCTGGTGAGCCATTCTCCGAAAACAGCATGAAATATCTCAGGAATGAGGTGATTAAATCCAACAGTCATCATGTCACTCAGTTTGACCGGGATCGATATACCTTTTCCGTCCGTGAAACCATCGATCATAAAGAAGGATTGCCAAAGGGAGAATACAAAGTGGACCTGCAAAATAAATGGTGTGACTGTGGACGGTTTAGAGCGTTACACCTACCATGCTCACATGTCATTGCCGCATGTTCTAGCTTTTGTCACGACTACAAGACTTTTGTCGATAACAAATTCACAAATGAGTGTGTATACGCCGTATACAACATCCACTTCGACGTGGTTCACCACCAGACATATTGGCCTAATTATGAAGGACCGAAGGTGGTTCCCAACAAGTCAATGCGTAGGGCAAAGAAAGGTCGTCCACCAATTACTCGCATTAGGACCGAGATGGACGATGTGGAAACTGAGAGAAGATGCGGTGTTTGTAGGATGACTGGTCATTCCCGCAAAGATTGCATTAATATTAGACATCAGTAG